CAATTATATATGGTTCATTACATGCAACATTATtaccatatattatttatttatctactaaTCATTTTACAAATTGAGGATCGACTCCACAACCATTGTTAATACAAACATgtctttaattaatatttagacattaaaaatttgtataaaattaatgggGTTGCAAATTCACATTTCAGTATCGATACTAAAGATCACTGAATTAAAGACAGTTAACCAATTACAGAGCACCATTGTCAAAAGACTCCCACTGCGAAAAGACTCGATAGTGAAATGTGAACTGCTAACCCAGATCCTTAAATTGTGATGAATATGAATGTGGATGAATGGAGAGGAAGAAGTCTGAAGAAAGAGATGTCTGAAGAAAACGATCGAAGAAGAGCGTTAGGAGTGATATGAATGAAGAAACTGACAGTTGTGGAAGGAAGATAATAACGTCGACCCCATTTAAAAAGGGATAAGAATTTGAAGTTTGATAAGAAacaagagaaaaaatattaatcaattcAATTTTCTATAGGCTCACCCCAAATACGAGTTCGAGTACAAAGTCTCCGACCACCACACCGGAGACCACAAAAGCCAACATGAGACACGGGATGGGGATGTCGTAAAGGGATATTACTCCTTCCATGAGCCTGATGGCTCCGAAAGGGTGGTCCACTATCACGCCGATAAACATAGCGGGTAAGTACCTGTTGAATAATTTTCCACTAAAAATTCTTATTGACAGATACATTAACtactagatatattttttaagttatttgcCAATTAGTCCTATccaaatacaattattaacgCTATGTGTTACATATAGGCTATCAGACACTTTATCAGCAAGAGGTGAAAACAAGTCCAAAGTCAAACACCTTGGTTTTCCAACGCTCTCATTTTGAATGCTTAATAAATAGAGTTAtagaaaagttatatttttggtataaCGTACCTAAGACTTTATGAGTTTATTCGCTATACTTGTgtttaattattcataaatatttttcagattccATGCAACAGTGAAGCATAACACCCACCACATAATCCCTCACCATCATCACTACTAaacgttttaataaattgtaaaaatctaGGTTCTAACTTTATAAAcatatgttaaattttacctaataaaatatttgtatttaatttttttttattcgccATTACGATATTCATAAGCatctatgtatgtttatgaatatcgttagtttattttatttgaattttattatcttataaaaAAGTCTTTTTCTATCAGTTAAGTAATTAAGGTTATGcagagagaaaaaaaacatataggtTAATGGGTTCCTTTTTCTTACGGAACCCTAACATGAATCATAGCACAAGATGCATCTAAAACACGATTTACGTGTTTCACATTGAGGTGAAATCGTTCAATACCTTGACTTGGTAATTCATATGAATTTGATCATTTATCTGCAATATTTGCTCAGTTTCTTGATATCTGTTTGGTGTACATCAGCAAGATGTGGTTAcaggtatttaattaaaaaaactaattaacttataaaaagtttaacaTAATAGATCCTTACATGGAATAACTCTGGTActgttaatatattatttgaataatatttattttgtttaattaataacacttttataataactatgtAGTAGATATAGATACGTGTTCTTATTTATGTAAAGCAGGATACGCGTCAGAATGAAATATTGAAGGCGacactaaatttaaaacaaaacgatatagatagttttaaaatcaaagtaagttataattttagtatttaattataaaataaagacgtgatatttTGTATCTTTACGAATTCCAGATAGTGTGTTTTCTAGTACTGAGTTTACTGTCAAAATCAATAGGAGTATTTGTGGAACCCAGACCGCTAATACCTTGCGACTGCCTCAAAGAACCGCCAAAATCACACGAATCATACTATGAAGATGATGAGTACTATAAGCCCAGACGATATGGATATGGTGATCGACACGGCAATCGCCACGGCTATGTAGTGAGTACTATTTCAACATAACATTAATGTTATagagttttttattaacaatctttttgtcttcaaaaatattgactaCCTGCTTGATAAATTTTCACATTGATATCATCTATAATGTTATGTCCAAcatttacacatattttttataatttcgtaTATTagcttttttcaaaaataaataaaatatgataaagttGGTTCATGCCAGAATCGTCGTATCAAATACAGAAaaggttataatttttttttcttcaaagttTTACAGCTACGTCTTTAGTCATTTAATATGACAATAGGagtatttacacaattttatataatatttatttagtagttaacatttttatacagagaaatatattagttaggtACATAGTTCCGAAACGATACCAAATGCCTTTGTTTAAGGATCAATATAAGAACTATGGttacaaaacaaatgtatCACCGCATCGTCAAATTccacagaaatattttaataatggtCATGTTCAGTTCGAAAAAAGAATTAACAAACATCATTATGAtcatgtaagtatttaaaaatggctttttataaattatattactgagTATAACTTGTGAGATTAACATATTGAActgcaattaaattaatgtcatCCCACTAATAGTGTATGTGAGATGAGGATATTCGTTACCCAATCTCGTCAAATCTTTTTCCTTcaataatgaatgaaatttactATAAACTtgttatcctgaaattcctgaatgagctagtaaaatatgaaacagaactttaaaatgaaatcttCAATATGTTTAAGGACTATCACAATGTTGATAGTTACAAAGGTAATCGTGATGATGAAGACCACTACTATCTTGgagaaaaatatgatgatttaagaaaagaaattaaagGATTTGACGAACCACAAGTAAGTATCTACAATTTTACTCACTAgttcaatttattcaaatattactGGCACTCTGCCATCATAACCAAGAAAGGCGGACCTCATTCTTTTTCCAAAATtagaagtaaaaatattgaatgatgCGCCTATTTTTACTGATGCTGATGATGGTTACTAATAActcgattttaaaaatattcgatgCGACTCTCTTGCTTATATGATGGCAGACATGCaattgtaattacattttaggtacctacagaaAATTAGAATTTAGGGTTGCACCATAGAAACTCATCCTTAAACTATAAGAATCGTTGTCATTCGTTTCACTATTTTGAGATAATTTCAAGTTACTATAGGCATGGGCCTAACTCCCGATGCAAATAAGGGCCTTGTCCCACTTAAATTACTGGATATCTAAAGATATCAAAAGATTTAAAAGcttaattacatttgtatttttcagcCAAACACTTATTTGCCGAATTCAGTACATAAGGAAGACGAACAAAAACGCTTCTTTGAACGGCTATTACATGTAAGTATCATAGCTATGACTTCAATCGTCTCAATATTAGGTCATAGTATTACCCTGGGCTCTGACTACCATTCAGATGAGATAGAGATATTAGATCATAACACTAACTACCTTGaagtacatttaaatatttctgaaaTTTCGAATTCAATTATGCATGGTTTTTTGTCTCAATATAACTtctaatcacaaaaaatagtgatgtgaaaaataaaatagtgggattatatatttagaatgaAGTCTGTGATTGAATTAACCTATGCATAAATATGCTATGTATTATTGTTGttctaataacttttttaaaattttagccACACACCTATTTGCCCACAACCTATTACAATCCAAAAGATAAACATACGAATCCGTTATATCACTATTTATTACCAGGAATTCTTAAAATACTGAAAGTAAGTACCATATCCACTACCTAAACTCTGAGTTTTAATTGCACGGAATTCTGATACGTGTCATTTGGATAATTTagaaatgatttaatataatttagaaacagtttaattaatattagttatgaaTTCCAGGAGAAGAAAATAAAGGACGATgtagatattaaaaacaataagtgaaagcatttcatttcattggaTAAAAATAGGTTATGTGTCAAGATTTAAAATCatgtgattatttaaatagttactatggaaaaaaaaattaagctacCATCGTATTGTttgaaaaccaaataaaaatagattatattttgtaatttttatttatttatcttattcatttctaatattattatttttttacaaatgtattaTAAGATCAGATCTTGAGAACCCCAGAACCAGTACTTGCAACAACCACAAGTGACAAgatataagtaagtaattaattttggcCTTGACTTcagatgtatttatttatttatttatttataaagtcactCACTGCACTAACAGTTGCCCAAGGCATATAGCGagccaaaaatatacattaattattattatatgacaaataatttatacacgcACACAAAAATCGTCTCAAATTGTCATGGAAATGCGTAGTATAATAGTAATGTagtgaaattaacaaaaaaatatcaaaaaatataatttataacaaattattttttggaggtaaacatttttgttcagTTGATATTTTTGCCTGATTAATTATGATCGCAACTGTGTGTTTCCGCAGCCAGTCAACATTTGCGGCTGCGTAAGCGCAGGCATCGCATTCAGGGCACCTATTACTTTAGAATATCACGCTTATATAAGATTCAAACGACGATACATATATACCCCTgtctaataaaaatttacgatgATCGATATATCAATTGTGGTATCGACACGAATGAGACACTTCATTACGACACATCGTAAGGAATGTGATGTAAATAGGTTATCTTAAtcctaactataatattaataatgcgaaagtaagtttatttattcgtttgCTACCTCTACACACTTTATCTGCTCAATcttcttgttttttttgtatacatgtgGTTTGAACTACGGCGTAGGACAttgggtacctttcatcccggaaaaataatccTGTTCCCGTAGGAAATTCATGCGAGCGAAACCACGAGGAAAAGCTAGTTAATATTCTTAATCTTTCTAATCTTTCTTAGTCACTTTACAGATATATCTGTGGTTGCTGTAAGTTTCACTTTATGTACCATTCTTTTTATGCTTTTAAATCTTACCATATCAGTTATCCCTATGcataattataaagataaaatatttgtatttttgtttgtaatgaataaattcaaaaacttttggtgaaatttggcacacagATAGTCGAAACGTTCAGAAGCAAAATAGGTTattatttatggttttacccgagcaaagccggaaAGGCCGCTACTAAACAATAATGGaataggttttaaataaaaagatgtttatattttacatatttaatatttataacaaaataacacaACAGTTCCTTAATCTAGCGTTGGCTATCACAGATTCAGTCATTTTAATGATGGTGGGGTTGTTCAGGCGCGATGTGCTGGGCATGGCCCTCATAGTGGACTTCAGCGTTGAATCTGTAAgaggaagaagaaaataacCCAAAATGATATTGGTTTTCTCTTTCTGATAGATATAGCAACTTTGATGATACTTGTTGATCAAATTAGGAAAACATTCACTATTTGATTCAAGTTAAGAGTTATGTTGTCCAAAATATTCTGTCAACATACCCATTGTGTTTGTCGGCTGTGTATTTGACGATCCTGATCCTGCCGTCGGGCTGGTGCAGGCTGTACACTCCCTTGACGACGTCGTGGTCGCGGGTCTCGTGCTGGTACTTGCTGTCATGCGTGTGAGGGTCCTCCACTTTGTACTCGTACGTGTACTTGGGGATAgcctaaaaaaaattttttttcataaatactaataatataacatatatataacacatatataattttaattctattatcTCAAATTAACTCTTTCTGACAGTCTTCTTCTCAATTCTCAACGAAGATTGGCGACAACCTATTTATATCCTAAATCCTCCAATAATAAGTAATCTACCTAATACTTTTTGGGGCTAATTCTTTCTTCGAAAAGTCAAAGTATCTTACATAATAGTCGACATGTTGGTCCTCCTGATGCTGCTGCGCAGGCTGGTGCAGCAGCACTAATTGCTGGTGTTCGCCAGCGGGCTCGTGGTGCGCCTGCTCGTGACTCTGGTGCAGCACGATGCTCTGCGACGAGTACGCGTGGCCGTGCGAGTCCTGCTCGTGTTGTGGCCGAGCTGATGCCACGGCGACGATTGCGGCCAGGGAAAGTACCTgcgattaataaaatattaaagttagacttagattaaaaaaaaaaaaacattttttacacgatTATAAAAACTAGGAAAATACTAATGAGGAATGATGtcgatttatattatatttgcgaCCGAGTTGTGAGAACGCCTCCATAAAGGTATTAAGatcttctttaaattttcagaaaatgtTCTTCTTATATGGAagaatctatttttataatgatatacctatttacttcatcatcatcatcatcattaggtacaaatcattaaaaagccctttgatgaattttaactttaatatcGTGTATGTATTAGACTTATTACAATCATCTATTATTTCCATCaggtatttttcaaatataatgaCTATTATTCCTAAAatgacttttttaaaatttctgatAGATAAATTTACCTTGAAGtacattgtaaatttttgtaatgataCTTCTTTGAATATCAATATGCAAC
This sequence is a window from Plodia interpunctella isolate USDA-ARS_2022_Savannah chromosome 6, ilPloInte3.2, whole genome shotgun sequence. Protein-coding genes within it:
- the LOC128670793 gene encoding cuticle protein 19-like, whose protein sequence is MYFKVLSLAAIVAVASARPQHEQDSHGHAYSSQSIVLHQSHEQAHHEPAGEHQQLVLLHQPAQQHQEDQHVDYYAIPKYTYEYKVEDPHTHDSKYQHETRDHDVVKGVYSLHQPDGRIRIVKYTADKHNGFNAEVHYEGHAQHIAPEQPHHH